A segment of the Streptomyces pactum genome:
GCCGCGCCGCCCTCGACGAGGCGCTGCGCGAGTCGGCCCCGGGCACCCGCTTCCCCTGGTACGGCCCACCCATGGCCGCCGCCTCCATGGCCACCGCCCGCCTGATGGAGACCTGGGCCCACGGCCTCGACATCGCGGAGACCATCGGCGTGACGCGCCCGCCCACCGACCGCCTGAGGCACATCGCCCGCATCGGCGTCCGCGCCCGTGACTTCGCCTACGCGGCCCACGGCCGCACCCCGCCCGCCGAGCCGTTCCGCGTCGAGCTCACCGCCCCCGGCGGGGAGCTGTGGACCTACGGCCCCGAGGGCGCGGGGCAGCGCGTCACCGGCCCCGCCCTCGACTTCTGCCTCCTCGCCACCCAGCGCGCCCACCGCGCCGACCTCGCCCTCACCGCCGAGGGACCGGACGCCGACCGCTGGCTGGACATCGCCCAGGCCTTCGCGGGGCCGCCGGGGGCGGGGCGGAAGCCGAAGGGAACCCGGCAGTGAACGGGCCGCTCCGCATAGGCAACGCCTCCGGCTTCTACGGCGACCGCTTCGACGCCATGCGCGAGATGCTCACCGGCGGCCCCCTGGACGTCCTCACCGGCGACTACCTCGCCGAGCTGACCATGCTCATCCTGGGCCGGGACCGGCTGAAGGACCCGGCCGCCGGGTACGCCCGCACCTTCCTGCGGCAACTGGAGGAGTGCCTCGGCCTCGCCCACGAGCGGGGCGTCAGGATCGTCGCCAACGCCGGCGGGCTCAACCCCGCCGGACTCGCCGACGCCGTACGCGCTCTCGCCGAACGGCTCGGCATCCCCGTACGGGTCGCGC
Coding sequences within it:
- a CDS encoding TIGR03084 family metal-binding protein: MSDPTPVIDDLREESEELDALVARLSPGQWRLATPAPGWTIAHQIAHLAWTDRSALLAVTDEDGFRALVEQALAAPDRYVDDGAEEGARQAPAELLAAWREGRAALDEALRESAPGTRFPWYGPPMAAASMATARLMETWAHGLDIAETIGVTRPPTDRLRHIARIGVRARDFAYAAHGRTPPAEPFRVELTAPGGELWTYGPEGAGQRVTGPALDFCLLATQRAHRADLALTAEGPDADRWLDIAQAFAGPPGAGRKPKGTRQ